The nucleotide sequence ttttaacacaaaaactAGAGGCCATTaatcgctcaccttggtcaatgtgcatattaaacataggacacagatggattcatgatagtgtcttggtgatggtgatatgtttgaagttcttactttactgaatgtTCTTGTTACTTAcaattacctctatctataatgaactttgtaaaaaaatactataaagggcaataactccttaaggggtcaactgaccattttgaccattttggtcatgtttgacttatttgtagatcttactttgctgaacaatattgctgtttacagtttatctctatctataatagtatataagataataaccaaaaatggcaaaaattctttaaaaattaaaaattaccaattggggggcagcaacccaaacaaccagttgtccaattcatctgaaaatttcggggcagatggatgttgacttgataaacattttaaaccctttgtcagatttgctctaaatgatttataagagttataagccaaaatctacattttacccctatgttctatttttagacatggtggccatctttgttGTTTGGcaaggtcaccagacacattttttaaactagataccccaatgataattgtggccaagtttggtttacattggccctgtagtttcagatgagaagatttttgtaaaaatttacagacgacggatgccaagtgatgagaaaagctcacttggccctttgggccaggtgagctaaaaattatgGTTGCATAGAAATTATTGCAGCAATATCACTTACATTTCTATTTTTGAATTTTAGATTTTGGTTCCTCATATGTCAGGTGGGGACGAAAACAATGTAGTAATAATAACACAGAAATAGTGTACACAGGTAAGATATGTCAGTTACATTTTGAATAATCTGGCATCCTATATATCACTCACAATACCATAAATCATAAACCATTACATAGCCTTTAACTGGTCTTTCTTATCATCTATCATACAATTGAGAGGGTTAAGGTACCAAGTTTCCTTGCTTTTGTGACACCCAATAAACAAGTGCCTGCTTTATATTTGAATAACTTTACCGGGTACATCTGTTAACAAAATAAGTGTAGAAAAATCTTATAATCGTCACAAAATTGAccaaaataaactaataaaaaatttgtaagggttcagcagaacccagtgtctcgcctacttttgctgttaatcacacactcaacaaaaatgatgaaaaaaatcaataaaattattcctcttgacactatcttttgattgtcagaagcttatgtccaagtttggtaaaaatccaggatagtttaagaccacagagtgaatatttgtggatgctGCCGACGACATTGACGACGACACCGACGgcatgtaggatcgctatgtctcgctttttcaactTAAGtggaaggctcaacaaaaatgaaagaaataacaCAATAATATACTGGTATATCACTCCAAGTAATgcaatatatgattttttttaaaggtcaatGAACAATCAAAATGGTGTACAGGTCAaaataagattgattgattgatagttggTTGCTAAAtatccagtggtaaatatttcatgcatgttcaggacaagaacaagttaacaatataaatacaataggtaggtcttgtcataataaaggccatttgggatgatggtcggggaaatttaaACTGCCATtggaaaaggagggtatattggatagggataGAAAGTTTTGCCTTACAACAGGCATCCTAGGAACTTCTAatagagttgttgcaagggttcttagcctgcaaagagcgtggcactctctttacaccaGGCATCTGATTTAATGTCACCATTCTGACCGGACGAGACTGCGAACTTGAAacatcccacacagccaaacggaTGCCCCACTTCAGTAAGCATTTACTGCCAGTcaggagaagaccaagtgaccaatTCACCCTTGGGGGTCAAAATTAGAACAGACTGGCATAATCTTCAAAGCAAAATTGAATAATGAATGTTAATTTGCTGGACAATTATGATTTTTAAAGACTATTATTCAAAGACAAATACATTGTTCTACAAAGTTTTAGACATTATTCAGCATCtcattttgtcaaaaatttcagaaaattaatttattaataGGTTATGCTGCTGGAGCCTGGTATGCTCACAGTGGGTCAGCGGCAAACCCTGTATGTCTACCAGAGGATCCAAACATTGCAACATTACAAAGAACCAATGACTCAGATTATGCTAACATCTATGGAGCAGAGTATGAAGGACATTTCAAGGACGAACACAACAAAAATGTACCATGCAGTGTGTGCAGAGCAAAACAAACCACAGCCAGTATCATGATACCAGGCAGAAATACTTGCTATCCTGGATGGAAAATGGAATATCATGGTTTTCTTGCTGGAGGACGACCAGATCATGCTGCAGCTTCTATGTATGTCTGTATGGACAACAGTCTAGAATATCTACCAGGTGGAACCTCAAATCAAGATGGCTACTTGTTTTACACAACCCTGGCACAATGTGGTTCACTATACTGTCCTCCATACAAACAAGACACACCAATAACATGTGTCGTCTGTTCTCAATAAACTTAAATAATCTTAGAGAATTTCAACAGTATGTTTGATTCCTTATAATTCCATTCATTCCAGATGTCAGAGACAATGTGACAATTAAAAAACCCTGATTTatataaaattagaaaatacagTATCCTTCAACTTTTTATTTATGTTAAGGCAAGGGATTGTATACAAATGAAGTGCCTTTCTTTCACACAAAAATGGACAGAATATTGTTACAACAAGAgggcacacactgaaatgtctcgccttctttactaatcattgatattatgttgatactcctaaatataaagctttattacgaccgtcacataaacttaacatgaaccatgaaaatgaggtcaaggtcagttgaaccatatatatgccaggcagacatgtacatctaacaatgctttcatacaacaaatatagttgacctattgcttatagtttaagaaaatagaccaaagcacaaaaacttaacactgagcaatgaaccgtgaaaaccaggtcgaggtaaaataaaacctgcacgactgacatatagatcataaaatatttccatacaccaaatatagttgacctatgacatatagtattagataaaaagaccaaacctcaaaaacttaactttgaccactgaaccatgaaaatgaggtcaaggtcagatgacatctgcccgctagacatgtacaccatacaatcattccatacaacaaatatagtaaacctattgcataaagtatgagaaaaacagacctaaacacaaaaacttaactataaccactgaaccatgaaaatgaggtcaaggtcagatgacatctgcccgctagacatgtacaccttacaatcattccatacaacaaatatagtaaacctattgcataaagtatgagaaaaacagaccaaaacacaaaaacttaactataaccactgaaccatgaaaatgaggtcaaggtcagatgacacctgccagttggacatgtacactttacagtccttccataaaccgaatatactagacctattgcttatagtatctgagatatggacttgaccaccaaaacttaaccttgttcactgatccatgaaatgaggtcgaggtcaagggaaaactgtctgacgggcatgacaACCTtccaaggtacgcacatactaaatatagttatcctattacttacagtaagagagaatttaacattacaaaaaatctgaacttttttttcaagtggtcactgaaccatgaaaatgaggtcaaggacaatggacatgtgactgacggaaacttcgtaacatgaggcatctatatacaaaatatgaagcatccaggtcttccaccttctaaaatatatagcttttaagaagtgagctaacaccgccgccgccaccgccgccgccgtagccgccgccgccggatcactatccctatgtcgagctttctgcaacaaaagttgcaggctcgacaaaaacaaatacttgtgtctttttgtttttttgatgtATAAGTATCCATCCATGtctagatgtatttctatttgtatccatctaatttttttttgtaaactgttttgttataaattaggccattcGTTTTCTAAATTGTATTATTGCATATTTTTTATGCAATGTCCTTTTGTAGCCAACAATACTGCTtgagttttgcttattgttgttGCTTCTACTATTAAAAGACTTATCAGTAATTCTAGAACATGGTTTCAAAAGATGAGGGATATCATTATGCATGATCCACATTCCTACACATTATTTAAAGAATCCAAATCAATTAACCAGTCCATTGATTGCAGTTCTTtgtatcatatttatatattatatataatgacTGTATAAATGAATGAAACAATTTTCTTTTTGCCCAATTCTATTTCAGAGAAAACATTCTGAAGTCCCATAAGTTATGAAGCATCAAGGCTTGTATTCAGAGTTAATTAAAGCatcttgattgttttttttttttgtaattaaattcTAAGGGGGAACAACTCATGAACTGTAGACGCTATCAGGTGAAATTCAATTATAACTGTATATTTATTATCACTAGTACCCATTTCAAAGTTGATGGATATTTGTCAAAGGAATACAACTAATCATCTGGAAATTACTAGGTTTAGATAAATAGACAGATTGAAGGACAAAGTGGTAAATATATTCCcacataaacaataaaatacactttattttgaATGTACTTTCATAAGAAGCCTGTAGCTGATATTTCAACTCATAAATGAATTCCATCAGAATGTTCATTTTAACTTTAAAGTACTTTGTCATGTATAACAGGtagatatatatttacatgacaAATAATCTTCaaatcaataatattttctttcttGTACATGGTTTTTGATCtttgtattaaataattaaacataaatttcttttcataattttattgtataaatcaTCTCCTCTTCTTCTTAAATcctgcaattaaaaaaagaaacactgCAAAATCAAATCAATGAGGATATCAAAGAATTATATTTGTCTGATTATAAATACATTGCTAAAGGGAGACAATTGTATGAAATTATCTCCCCTATTCTAGAACAGTGTACATATCATAAAACTACTTCATATTCGAAATCTGATTTAGTCTGGGAGAACATGATTCATTTCTTAGTAGTTATTGGCTTTGAAGCAATGTTCAGTAATTGTGAGTTTTCTAAGATGTGtactttgttcattgttttttCTACATCAGATTATTTTGTGCTTCTTGCCAATCAAATAAATCAAGACAActgaattttacatttttctaattttgtgctgttacaccaaAATCATGTTTAAAACTGTAGCATTTatgaacctgtaattcagtggttgtcattatGTGCTATATTAGTTTTAAGCCAATCATTTGTCATAAACAAGACTGTTGGTTTTATTTGTATGAATTGTTTCACGTTTTGTCATGTTGGGGCCTTATATAGCTGATGAGACAGTATGTCATGTTGGGGCCTTATATAGCTGATGAGACAGTATGGATTTTCTTCATTATTGAAGGCAGAGcagtgtatatttgttttaatgacctataagtgcttttatctttgtcatttgtcATCTACCATATgcttgtctcatttgcaatcatatcacatctcctttaGTTATAAGGGGACAATTTTTAAATAAGTAATTTCTAAATACATAAAGAGAATTATTCTAAACAGCAGTCAGAGTTTAAAAAGATTATAATACgaaattcttatttttgatgGAGTATTTCTGGCtgagttttaataaatttttgttgaaagtTCTTTAAGGATCAAGTGGAACttaattttatattgaaatatgtctCTTAGAATTGTTGATTTGTTTAAGATGTGAAAACTAATTACCTCCTTTCTTTCCTTTCTTGCCCTGTAAAAGAAACATTAtatattattacaaaatatatttaaaattatacttTAAGAGTCATGATGACAATTTAATTATGTGTATTTTGTTAACCATTAGCACCGTATATAtaacatttagattttataagtcctttctttttgttaaaatgttaaaatgtaaaacttacaaatgaaaaaaatatgtaatcattattcattaaaatatattatgaTGGGAAGGAAGGGACTTTAAAATCCCCTCATAACCAACATTATTGGAGTAATTTTAAATACAGCTAGTGGATAAAAATAATGAATGATCAATGTCCGGtacttaaaaataaatcttctcttCATTCCCTCTctacatttatttgaattcaataGCCCTTAATATTTACCAAACATTTTGTAAGGTTTATCACTATCTCTATTATCTGACTATATGTAATTATCTCCCCTGTTTTCTCTAAAAGTGATTTCTCTGGATGGCATAACTCTGAAAAATTCCAGTAATATCTGAAAAGTGCACAGGAATTTTGACTAGACTAATATTATATCTCTTGGTTAAACATAGCTTCCCATGACATATATAATCAGTACAGAAATGAGTCTTACCTTGCTGTTGAATTTTCTTTTCTTCCCTTTTTCCATAGACTAAAAATAGAAAGACAATTTATTGAAATTCATTTATACTTCTATGTTTATAAAAATGCACATACATCTTGTAAAATTGCATAAAAACTCATACAAAATGTCTTTATGCCCATTTGGaatattaattgttttacaaacaacaCTAAGGGGAGATAATAAGTGGTATaccattttttaatgttttctgcCATGTTTGACATTAATTTCTCATCGTAAATTGCCATGCAGTTGGAACACATCTATATAACTTTTTGTGCTGTTGAAAGCTTCCaaagaaaacatatattaatttttctaaacttatttttcttaagCTATAAGACATTTTATCAAAGGTTTTTACTTGAGGGGTCCAAAACCTTATAGATTTTAAATCATCTTCCAAAACCTAATCCTTACTTATACATAATCATAACACTAGCTCTTACCCTTAAGCTTAAACCAAACCAACCATAAAGGCCTAAACATTAgtacaagaatatttttttcatatattttacaaaatcttaAAATCATAATAAGGTATCACAGAAGGGGTGACTGTCAAACTGAATGCAGTAGAAATGCAGGGTCATATCATATAACAATGAGCTGTATCTTAAACACTTATGCCCTGGTTTTAATTATGTATAGACCATGTGAGGTGTACAAATAAACAGAAAGACTAACAATAAATGTACAGTACACTGAATACATACAAATTCTCCTTGTCTTTCATCATCTAAAATACTAATATCATCAAACTGGGTCAGGTTATTTAAAGATGATAAAGTTCCCAATTTTCTCATAGcattctaaaaatagaaataatttttaatatcacTATATAATTAGAAATGACATTTCATTCTATAAACAATCACATATTAAAgcatttataaatagaaaaattttTGAATATAATTAACTGAACCAAGTCAGGCTATTTGGATCATTTTTCATTCTTTGttgttttctatctttattttttttagcatCAATTTATTGGTGGTAAGTATGGTCTGTTGTACTGAATAACTCTTGACGTTTAAAACTACTTTCAACACTTAAGGCTAAATTAATTTCTTcacacataaaacaaatataagtgCATATAATGATTGCATGTAATAATATGCAATCTTATTTTGTTTCCATATATTATGATGGCTTTAATTTATACTTCAAAGTTGTACAAAGTACAAGCCATACCTATAAAAAGATTTGCTTAAATAACTCATTATAACATgtgtttataatttgttatatgaCACAGCTAGATAATCTTACCTTATCTTTCTTTGATATTGACATTCTCATCATTCTTTCTTCTTCATATCTGAAATCAAACGTTAAAagcataaaagaggga is from Mytilus galloprovincialis chromosome 6, xbMytGall1.hap1.1, whole genome shotgun sequence and encodes:
- the LOC143080976 gene encoding uncharacterized protein LOC143080976, yielding MFLLWVYLFHFGFLSNSECTLKGKRLLLNDGDVVNQLEKKIQDLSARLDAITTTTSQQIQTLTTSVQLLQSAQNFGSSYVRWGRKQCSNNNTEIVYTGYAAGAWYAHSGSAANPVCLPEDPNIATLQRTNDSDYANIYGAEYEGHFKDEHNKNVPCSVCRAKQTTASIMIPGRNTCYPGWKMEYHGFLAGGRPDHAAASMYVCMDNSLEYLPGGTSNQDGYLFYTTLAQCGSLYCPPYKQDTPITCVVCSQ